Proteins co-encoded in one Thermomicrobiales bacterium genomic window:
- a CDS encoding enoyl-CoA hydratase-related protein has product MTQLESDVLLAEQKGGVLIITLDRPATLNALNRALLLDLLRAFELAATDDSVRCVVLTGAGRGFCSGADLSDLGTQYEGPEPPSLGAYVRELYSPLVLAIRRIEKPVIAALNGIAAGGGASLALACDLRIASDRASIAELFVRIGLLPDTGGTIILPLLVGLGKAAELAFSGARIGAAEAERIGLVNRVVPADDLVPATLAWAAELAALPTRAIGLTKRGFNAALLPHLEQHLELEAQLMDEAGRTADHREGVLAFREKREPKFVGA; this is encoded by the coding sequence GTGACCCAGCTGGAATCCGACGTCCTCCTCGCCGAGCAGAAGGGCGGGGTGCTGATTATTACGCTGGATCGGCCCGCGACGCTGAACGCGCTCAACCGGGCACTGCTGCTCGATCTGCTCCGGGCATTCGAGCTGGCGGCAACAGACGATAGCGTGCGCTGCGTCGTGCTGACCGGGGCGGGCCGGGGATTCTGCTCCGGCGCGGATCTGTCGGACCTTGGCACGCAGTACGAGGGACCGGAGCCTCCCTCGCTCGGCGCGTATGTCCGCGAGCTGTACAGCCCGCTGGTGCTGGCAATTCGACGGATCGAGAAGCCGGTGATCGCGGCGCTGAACGGGATCGCGGCCGGCGGCGGGGCCAGCCTGGCGCTCGCCTGCGATCTGCGGATCGCGTCGGACCGCGCCAGCATCGCCGAGCTGTTTGTCCGCATCGGCCTGCTGCCCGACACCGGCGGGACGATCATCCTGCCGCTGCTGGTCGGGCTGGGCAAGGCGGCCGAGCTGGCGTTCAGCGGCGCGCGGATCGGCGCGGCGGAGGCGGAGCGAATCGGCCTGGTCAACCGCGTCGTGCCGGCCGACGATCTCGTGCCAGCGACGCTGGCCTGGGCCGCCGAGCTGGCTGCCCTGCCGACCCGCGCGATCGGCCTGACCAAGCGCGGCTTCAACGCGGCCCTGCTGCCGCACCTGGAGCAGCACCTCGAGCTGGAGGCCCAACTGATGGACGAGGCCGGCCGCACGGCAGATCACCGCGAGGGCGTCCTGGCGTTCCGCGAGAAACGCGAGCCGAAGTTCGTCGGGGCGTAA
- a CDS encoding PLP-dependent aminotransferase family protein yields MATTPATGNIEELFSDLARRSRAGGVGMDPRAVANVIALSGGYPDPASLPIQDLIESTRIALERDGDWALAYAFGSGVPELVDELSKKLARDQGIKAGVENILITNGSSQALALIFDLFLNPGDVMIAEAPWFMGAIWRAKALGAEVREVPLDDEGIDIAELERTLVAIEAEGKRAKLLYCVPTFQNPSGITYSLERRKALVALAQKHGLPILEDDAYFDLRFDGETIPTMYSLDDQGLVMYCGTFSKTIAAGIRLGWCVADAPILARLAGLKSDAGANAFTNHIAAQFCESGALQEHISELRPLYKHRRDVMLEALAEQMPEGTTWTTPAGGFFIWLTLPEGVTCGPVAEAAMKRGVGVGQGLMFFANGGGERNLRLSYSFNDDAEIQKGIVILGEVVREQQAG; encoded by the coding sequence ATGGCGACGACACCGGCAACTGGCAACATCGAGGAGCTGTTTTCCGACCTGGCCCGACGTTCGCGGGCGGGAGGGGTCGGTATGGATCCGCGCGCGGTCGCGAACGTGATCGCCCTCAGCGGCGGCTACCCCGACCCCGCCTCGTTGCCGATCCAGGATCTGATCGAGTCCACCCGCATCGCGTTGGAGCGCGACGGCGACTGGGCGCTTGCCTATGCGTTCGGCTCGGGCGTCCCCGAGCTGGTCGATGAGCTGAGCAAGAAGCTGGCTCGCGATCAGGGCATCAAGGCCGGCGTCGAGAACATTCTGATCACGAATGGATCGTCGCAGGCGCTCGCCCTCATCTTCGATCTCTTCCTTAACCCCGGCGATGTCATGATCGCGGAGGCGCCCTGGTTCATGGGCGCGATCTGGCGAGCGAAAGCGCTCGGCGCCGAAGTCCGCGAGGTTCCGCTCGACGACGAGGGGATCGACATTGCGGAGCTGGAACGCACGCTCGTCGCCATCGAGGCCGAGGGTAAGCGCGCCAAGCTGCTCTACTGCGTCCCGACGTTCCAGAACCCCTCCGGCATCACCTACTCGCTGGAGCGGCGCAAGGCGCTCGTCGCGCTCGCCCAGAAGCACGGGCTACCGATCCTCGAGGACGACGCCTACTTCGACCTGCGCTTCGATGGCGAGACGATCCCGACGATGTACTCGCTCGACGATCAGGGGCTGGTCATGTACTGCGGGACGTTTTCGAAGACCATCGCGGCCGGCATCCGGCTCGGCTGGTGCGTCGCCGACGCCCCGATCCTTGCTCGGCTGGCCGGGCTGAAGAGCGACGCCGGGGCGAACGCCTTCACCAACCACATCGCCGCCCAGTTCTGCGAATCCGGCGCTCTTCAGGAGCATATCTCCGAGTTGCGCCCGCTCTACAAGCACCGCCGCGACGTCATGCTGGAGGCGTTGGCGGAGCAGATGCCAGAAGGCACGACCTGGACGACTCCGGCCGGCGGCTTCTTCATCTGGCTAACCCTGCCGGAAGGGGTCACCTGCGGCCCGGTGGCCGAAGCGGCGATGAAGCGCGGCGTCGGCGTCGGGCAGGGACTCATGTTCTTCGCCAATGGCGGCGGGGAGCGCAACCTCCGGCTTTCCTATTCATTCAATGACGACGCCGAGATCCAGAAGGGCATCGTGATTCTCGGAGAGGTCGTCCGGGAGCAACAGGCCGGGTAG
- a CDS encoding type IIL restriction-modification enzyme MmeI, translating into MTENSGISFTGDQPTGPFDISAEFAARWVALPLNPNGRPNSDVVRPYVTASDLAGRSANRWIIDFGVDLDEAEAALYETPFEYARMHVKPVRLKNKQRMARDFWWRHWRPRPEMRQAITGLNRYVVTPHVSKHRFFTWLDATALASNLLIVFARDDDYFFGVLHSRAHEVWSLRMGTWLGVGNDPRYTPTTCFETFPRPRPTDAQSDAIAAAAGKLDDLRRAWLDPEGAEPAELKKRTLTNLYNQRPTWLANAHARLDAAVWEAYGWPEPPAETDDETILTRLLALNLERAQTE; encoded by the coding sequence TTGACAGAGAACTCGGGCATCTCGTTCACCGGCGACCAGCCGACGGGGCCATTCGATATCAGTGCCGAGTTCGCGGCCAGATGGGTGGCGCTGCCCTTGAATCCGAACGGTCGACCTAACTCAGACGTCGTCCGTCCGTACGTAACCGCTTCCGATCTCGCTGGCCGATCTGCCAACCGCTGGATCATTGATTTTGGCGTGGATCTCGACGAAGCCGAGGCAGCGCTCTACGAGACGCCATTCGAGTACGCACGAATGCATGTCAAGCCGGTTCGGCTGAAGAACAAGCAGAGGATGGCGCGCGACTTCTGGTGGAGGCACTGGCGGCCTCGGCCGGAGATGCGACAGGCGATCACCGGCCTGAATCGCTACGTTGTCACACCACACGTGTCAAAACACCGATTCTTCACCTGGCTCGATGCTACCGCGCTTGCGTCAAACCTGTTGATCGTCTTTGCCCGCGACGACGACTACTTCTTCGGCGTCCTGCATTCTCGCGCCCACGAGGTCTGGTCGCTGCGGATGGGGACGTGGCTCGGCGTCGGCAACGACCCGCGCTACACGCCGACCACCTGCTTCGAGACGTTCCCCCGCCCCCGTCCGACCGACGCCCAGAGCGACGCCATCGCCGCCGCCGCCGGGAAGCTGGACGACCTGCGTCGCGCCTGGCTCGACCCCGAGGGGGCTGAACCCGCCGAGCTGAAGAAGCGCACCCTCACCAACCTCTACAACCAGCGCCCGACCTGGCTCGCCAACGCCCACGCCCGCCTTGACGCCGCCGTCTGGGAGGCCTACGGCTGGCCCGAGCCGCCGGCCGAAACCGACGACGAAACGATCCTCACCCGCTTGCTGGCCCTCAACCTGGAGCGGGCACAGACTGAGTAA
- a CDS encoding antibiotic biosynthesis monooxygenase family protein, producing the protein MMTVMSETRVKAGHEAEWDAAYAERAADARTQDGWVDLHLLVPETDPAARVIVGTWRDKDAWRRWHQTETFQRTRELLDGASDDRGDDHWYAVVEQETA; encoded by the coding sequence ATGATGACGGTGATGAGCGAGACGCGGGTGAAGGCCGGCCACGAGGCGGAGTGGGACGCCGCCTACGCCGAGCGCGCCGCCGATGCCAGGACGCAGGACGGATGGGTGGATCTCCATCTGCTTGTGCCGGAGACGGATCCGGCCGCCCGAGTGATCGTCGGCACCTGGCGCGACAAGGACGCCTGGCGTCGCTGGCACCAGACCGAGACGTTCCAGCGCACCCGCGAGCTCCTCGACGGAGCCTCCGACGACCGGGGTGACGACCATTGGTACGCCGTCGTCGAGCAGGAGACGGCGTAG
- a CDS encoding agmatinase yields MPNPLTTPPAGGHTFLNAPLAGDLANLNADVAILGIPYGVPYGMAGVAGPCSTAPTALRAQSQRFGYGRFIEHYDFDLDGPLLDGRAVRIVDCGDVAADPLDIPGNSAQATAATRQIVASGALPIMLGGDDSVPIPFFRGFEGHGPLTLVQVDAHLDFRDELDGVREGFSSPIRRASEMPWIDKVVQVGLRGVGSARPSDVQDARNNGNLLVTAAEVRQQGVEWLLGRIPTEHPYLVTIDLDGLDPAVAPGVTGPAPAGLSYEEVAGLLAGLAARGKVAGLDVVEYAPGMDVNGHTALVATRLILTLIGALCRSGQLG; encoded by the coding sequence ATGCCCAACCCCCTGACAACCCCGCCGGCCGGCGGCCACACCTTCCTCAACGCGCCATTGGCCGGCGACCTGGCGAACCTCAACGCTGACGTCGCCATCCTCGGCATCCCCTACGGCGTCCCCTATGGCATGGCTGGCGTGGCCGGCCCCTGCTCCACCGCGCCGACAGCGCTACGGGCGCAGTCACAGAGGTTCGGCTACGGCCGCTTCATCGAGCATTACGACTTTGATCTCGACGGCCCGCTGCTGGATGGGCGCGCCGTCCGCATCGTCGACTGCGGCGACGTGGCCGCCGACCCGCTCGACATCCCCGGCAACTCGGCCCAGGCGACGGCGGCCACGCGCCAGATCGTCGCCAGCGGCGCGCTGCCGATCATGCTTGGCGGCGACGACTCGGTCCCGATCCCGTTCTTCCGCGGATTCGAGGGCCACGGGCCGCTGACGCTCGTCCAGGTGGACGCGCACCTCGACTTCCGCGACGAGCTGGACGGCGTTCGCGAGGGATTCTCCAGCCCGATCCGCCGCGCGAGCGAGATGCCATGGATCGACAAGGTCGTCCAGGTCGGGCTGCGCGGGGTCGGCAGCGCCCGCCCGAGCGACGTGCAGGACGCTCGCAACAACGGCAACCTGCTGGTGACTGCCGCGGAAGTTCGCCAGCAAGGAGTCGAGTGGCTACTGGGCAGGATCCCGACCGAACACCCATACCTCGTCACGATCGACCTCGACGGGCTGGACCCAGCGGTCGCGCCCGGGGTCACCGGGCCTGCGCCGGCCGGCCTGAGCTACGAGGAGGTGGCCGGCCTGCTGGCTGGTCTGGCGGCACGCGGCAAGGTCGCCGGGCTGGATGTCGTCGAGTACGCGCCCGGCATGGACGTCAACGGCCACACCGCGCTCGTCGCGACACGGCTGATCCTGACGCTGATCGGCGCGCTGTGCCGCTCGGGCCAGCTCGGCTAA
- a CDS encoding zinc ribbon domain-containing protein, translated as MPIYVYACARCDIVLEERRPMELADFPPVECPVCHELCERQMAAFSINRGATEVMPDSKAGHPPGCPCCAGLRYPASGDA; from the coding sequence ATGCCGATCTATGTTTATGCGTGCGCAAGGTGCGATATCGTGCTGGAGGAGCGGCGGCCAATGGAGCTGGCCGATTTCCCGCCGGTTGAATGCCCCGTCTGCCACGAGCTATGCGAACGACAGATGGCGGCGTTCAGCATTAATCGCGGGGCTACCGAGGTAATGCCGGACTCCAAGGCCGGCCATCCTCCCGGCTGCCCATGCTGCGCCGGCCTGCGCTATCCTGCCAGCGGAGACGCCTGA
- a CDS encoding zinc ribbon domain-containing protein produces MIARVVRVTILLLLVGQMLVIAPPRGASAEDQDTSKLGFTHGPLPTGWSEAPLPDDKYLYTTFTAGAETGTDWPGITVADLMPMGGTVEMCLAGEMLPKDGDNLSYWGTGDVRFRTGFPIEDGAFEAGSWRAQTRTIDGNVERWTSEMGWEPWVGIRYRSYCVDLPGANRAIGILAMWVGNQEMEVENFIRTFQFAGNELALCEEAWRYFGRAALYERFPDPSSPTKIRKSGDQLLVDIMTGISDYDFKHQDAPSYTSVSWRGTLRAIDWLGHEGGMSKFMVNSWSDRDLNLATPDDTVELISVNVVADEFSFNNPDDALLRWGGPGTEPALLAAIKARVDNDPAHAKLSPADVTYLALEQTKGDVRQAMLLVHNTMRSAGRDDAFLPGTGDTPSTGVVYEPSLFTDYLEPIRGYPGRTFANAQDAAENGDNAGPWYHLFGTTFFEMQAMGDIGVAPLAFGVLNMPRALLTSIYTSYLQNLFADEASMASDFSNVAEQWLRWVGGSEADPEKFCFNVWGAKIGHELHNYYSQRENGIRWGPPGAQKPAGPSTPQLPGEPPPAGQAPSLSSDTVHLDAVGPAAASGTSPDLYQTQSPVSVTWRGSSGELRLDQDTETLTGWYPLQLVPLLEPESETWGVTWVDLGAESHEIVFEASDDGTFTLLWRDGDSGRVDLWSAPVATGDVLTMAVDPRSEERELLLADGSAVAPIVSLTPDDEAVVQPPSGSDDEPTVGVATRTPESDQTGLIAKVIAGFVVLLGGALWLRSRGKRNQATKAAAASAPKQSRKRASAARRKPMTPKQDAAGLLAGRQCSECGGQLTPSAKFCPTCGAVVPEPAQPPPPATVADSPSQVFCDQCGASVRPEARYCPRCGAGLPASAGVESVTPRD; encoded by the coding sequence ATGATTGCGCGAGTCGTGCGGGTTACTATCCTGCTGCTTCTGGTCGGCCAGATGTTGGTCATCGCGCCTCCGCGGGGCGCATCGGCTGAAGATCAGGACACCTCCAAGCTGGGCTTCACCCATGGTCCTCTCCCGACGGGCTGGTCCGAGGCGCCGCTGCCGGATGACAAATATTTGTATACAACGTTCACCGCTGGCGCGGAGACCGGCACGGACTGGCCGGGGATCACCGTGGCCGATCTCATGCCGATGGGCGGGACGGTGGAGATGTGTCTGGCTGGTGAGATGCTGCCGAAGGACGGCGACAATCTCTCGTACTGGGGTACGGGAGATGTCCGATTCCGGACGGGGTTTCCCATCGAAGACGGAGCGTTCGAGGCCGGGAGCTGGAGAGCCCAGACGCGCACGATCGATGGCAATGTGGAGCGATGGACGTCGGAGATGGGCTGGGAGCCCTGGGTCGGGATTCGGTATCGCTCCTACTGTGTCGACCTCCCGGGCGCGAACCGGGCGATCGGCATCCTCGCGATGTGGGTAGGCAACCAGGAAATGGAGGTTGAAAACTTCATCCGCACGTTCCAGTTCGCCGGTAACGAGCTCGCGCTCTGCGAGGAGGCCTGGCGCTACTTTGGCCGAGCCGCGCTATACGAACGCTTCCCCGACCCATCATCTCCAACCAAGATCCGAAAGAGCGGCGACCAACTCCTGGTTGACATCATGACCGGCATCTCGGACTACGACTTCAAACACCAGGACGCGCCAAGCTACACCTCCGTCTCCTGGCGTGGGACGCTGCGGGCGATCGACTGGCTGGGCCACGAAGGTGGCATGAGCAAGTTCATGGTGAACTCGTGGTCGGATCGTGATCTCAATTTGGCAACGCCGGATGACACCGTCGAGCTTATCTCGGTCAACGTGGTCGCCGACGAGTTCTCATTCAACAATCCGGACGACGCGTTGCTGCGTTGGGGAGGGCCGGGGACCGAGCCAGCACTACTCGCGGCCATCAAGGCACGCGTGGACAACGATCCGGCACACGCGAAGCTTAGCCCGGCCGATGTGACGTACCTGGCGCTGGAGCAGACGAAGGGTGACGTCCGGCAGGCGATGTTGCTGGTCCACAACACGATGCGGTCGGCCGGCCGCGACGACGCGTTCTTGCCCGGCACTGGGGATACGCCGTCCACTGGGGTGGTGTACGAGCCGTCGCTGTTCACCGATTATCTCGAGCCGATTCGCGGATATCCGGGACGCACCTTCGCGAATGCGCAGGATGCTGCTGAGAACGGCGACAACGCCGGGCCGTGGTACCACCTGTTCGGCACGACGTTCTTCGAGATGCAGGCCATGGGCGACATCGGCGTGGCGCCATTGGCGTTTGGCGTCCTCAACATGCCGCGCGCACTGCTGACCTCCATCTACACCAGCTACTTGCAGAACCTGTTTGCCGATGAGGCCAGCATGGCATCGGACTTCAGCAACGTCGCCGAGCAGTGGTTGCGTTGGGTCGGAGGGTCCGAGGCGGATCCGGAGAAGTTCTGCTTCAACGTCTGGGGCGCGAAGATCGGCCACGAGCTGCACAACTACTACAGCCAGCGAGAGAACGGGATCCGTTGGGGGCCGCCGGGCGCGCAGAAGCCGGCTGGTCCGAGCACCCCGCAACTCCCCGGAGAGCCTCCGCCGGCCGGCCAGGCGCCATCGCTATCGTCCGATACGGTCCATCTCGACGCTGTCGGTCCGGCTGCAGCCTCGGGAACCAGCCCCGACCTGTACCAGACGCAATCGCCAGTCAGCGTGACGTGGCGTGGTTCCAGCGGCGAGCTGCGGCTGGATCAGGACACCGAGACGCTGACGGGGTGGTATCCCCTGCAACTCGTGCCGCTGCTGGAGCCTGAGTCGGAGACCTGGGGCGTGACCTGGGTCGACCTCGGCGCTGAGTCGCACGAAATCGTTTTCGAAGCCTCGGACGACGGGACGTTCACGCTCCTCTGGCGAGATGGCGACAGCGGCCGGGTCGATCTCTGGTCGGCGCCAGTCGCCACAGGCGACGTGTTGACGATGGCCGTCGATCCACGGAGCGAGGAACGGGAACTCCTGCTCGCCGATGGGTCCGCCGTCGCGCCGATTGTGAGCCTGACGCCGGACGATGAAGCAGTGGTTCAGCCGCCGTCCGGATCAGATGACGAGCCGACGGTCGGTGTCGCAACACGCACTCCCGAGAGTGACCAGACCGGACTCATTGCCAAGGTGATTGCGGGGTTCGTGGTTCTGCTTGGCGGGGCGCTGTGGCTGCGGTCGCGCGGAAAGCGTAATCAGGCGACGAAGGCTGCTGCGGCGTCCGCGCCGAAGCAGTCCCGGAAGCGGGCCAGCGCCGCGCGGAGGAAGCCGATGACACCGAAGCAGGACGCCGCAGGGCTGCTGGCCGGCCGTCAGTGCTCGGAGTGCGGCGGCCAACTGACTCCGTCGGCGAAATTCTGTCCCACGTGTGGCGCAGTCGTGCCTGAGCCCGCACAGCCGCCACCACCGGCGACGGTGGCCGATTCCCCGTCTCAAGTGTTCTGCGACCAGTGCGGCGCCTCGGTGCGACCGGAGGCACGTTATTGTCCGAGGTGTGGCGCCGGTCTGCCCGCGTCGGCCGGCGTCGAATCTGTGACGCCACGCGACTGA
- a CDS encoding MBL fold metallo-hydrolase produces MSDDERYARFHQGGRWQGLPVQVRDDAAPHFEPVTARVFRREPAAGETTDTLPTDAPDILMFGVPNTGMMAGQPTNVFLLGYVDQGGPLMLVDTGDHGSEQALLDAIAASGIDLARITRIVLTHCHPDHVGNATMLKQATGAPVWAHPLERAQIAHFAKGLVVDHWIEDGETIEGDGFAVETIFTPGHSPGHVCIVEPRSRVLIAGDMISGFGSVGIFPPNGSMRQYMDSLRRLLAADEIAPFSLTCPGHGPVIPATRAKIEEYIEHRQTRETEVYDAVVGGAATLKELLPIIYPGILDHLSFAARSTLQANLDKLVEDGRLTRDGDRYTTQG; encoded by the coding sequence GTGAGCGACGACGAACGCTACGCGCGCTTTCACCAGGGCGGCCGCTGGCAAGGCCTGCCGGTCCAGGTCCGCGACGACGCCGCGCCGCACTTCGAGCCGGTGACGGCGCGTGTCTTCCGACGCGAGCCGGCCGCTGGCGAAACGACTGACACACTGCCAACCGACGCGCCGGATATTCTGATGTTCGGCGTGCCGAACACCGGGATGATGGCCGGCCAGCCGACCAATGTGTTCCTTCTGGGATATGTCGACCAGGGTGGCCCGCTGATGCTCGTCGACACCGGCGACCACGGTAGCGAGCAAGCGCTGCTCGACGCGATCGCCGCCAGCGGCATCGACCTTGCCCGGATCACCCGGATCGTCCTGACCCATTGCCATCCAGACCACGTCGGAAACGCCACGATGCTCAAGCAGGCAACCGGCGCGCCGGTCTGGGCGCATCCGCTGGAGCGGGCGCAAATCGCGCATTTCGCAAAGGGGCTGGTCGTCGATCACTGGATCGAGGACGGCGAGACCATCGAAGGCGACGGCTTCGCCGTTGAGACGATCTTCACCCCCGGCCACTCCCCCGGCCATGTCTGCATCGTCGAGCCGCGGAGCCGGGTGCTGATCGCCGGCGACATGATCTCCGGCTTCGGCAGCGTCGGCATCTTCCCGCCGAACGGCAGCATGCGCCAGTACATGGACAGCCTTCGACGGCTGCTGGCGGCCGACGAAATCGCGCCCTTCTCGCTGACCTGCCCCGGCCACGGCCCGGTAATCCCGGCCACAAGGGCGAAGATCGAGGAGTACATCGAGCACCGGCAGACGCGCGAGACGGAGGTCTACGACGCCGTCGTGGGCGGCGCGGCGACGCTGAAGGAGCTGCTGCCGATCATTTACCCCGGCATCCTCGACCACCTCTCGTTCGCCGCCCGCAGCACCCTGCAGGCCAACCTCGACAAGCTCGTCGAAGACGGCCGCCTCACCCGCGACGGCGACCGCTACACCACGCAAGGATGA
- a CDS encoding DNA methyltransferase: MLVHEFQAKWRNVELTERSAAQQHFLDLCHMLGQPTPAEADPTGSWYTFEKGLTRAGGGQGFADVWMLNHFAWEYKGRHANLDVAYRQLLMYKDDLQNPPLLVVCDLNRFRVYTNFTGAITQVHEFTLDQIDRPEFLRILRNAFEDPDALKPGISVEEVTTGVAEHFGDLALRMAGRGVDPHRAAHFLVQLLFCLFAEDIGLLPNRVFTKLMQFSARKPAEFTTQIEALFVAMRNGGVVAFEDIPHFNGGLFAEVDVVPLAPDELSALAEAATLDWSSIEPSIIGTLFERSLDPAKRAQLGAHYTGRRDIERVVEPVLMAPLRRRWDEVRAEAEALREAWQAATTTRTANTRRAELIALLRQFQDELSSIRVLDPACGSGNFLYVALVALLDLEKEVSRYAATSGLSAMISQVHPRQVMGLEINEYAAELASVVIWIGYLQWLQQNGMLGRRTTGAILESLDAIRLQDALLDRSDPEQPREAAWPAADVIIGNPPFLGGKRLRAELGDLYVDDLHRLFAGSLPPFSDLVCYFFEKTRQEIESGKAKRAGLLATNSIRGGANRTVVDRIKTTGDIFMAWA, encoded by the coding sequence ATGCTCGTTCACGAGTTCCAGGCGAAATGGCGGAACGTCGAGCTGACGGAGCGCTCGGCGGCGCAGCAGCACTTCCTCGACCTCTGCCACATGCTCGGACAGCCTACCCCCGCTGAGGCCGATCCGACCGGCAGCTGGTACACGTTCGAGAAGGGCCTCACCCGCGCGGGCGGCGGGCAGGGATTCGCCGATGTCTGGATGCTCAACCACTTCGCCTGGGAGTACAAGGGCCGCCACGCCAACCTCGATGTCGCCTATCGCCAGCTCCTCATGTACAAGGACGACCTCCAGAATCCACCCCTGCTGGTCGTCTGCGACCTCAACCGCTTCCGCGTCTACACCAACTTCACCGGCGCGATCACTCAGGTGCACGAATTCACCCTCGACCAGATCGACCGTCCCGAGTTCCTACGCATCCTCCGCAACGCCTTCGAGGACCCCGACGCGCTCAAGCCCGGCATCTCCGTCGAGGAGGTCACGACCGGCGTCGCCGAGCACTTCGGCGATCTCGCCCTGCGGATGGCCGGCCGTGGCGTCGACCCGCACCGCGCCGCCCATTTCCTCGTCCAGCTCCTGTTCTGCCTCTTCGCCGAGGACATCGGCCTGCTGCCCAACCGCGTCTTCACCAAGCTGATGCAGTTCTCGGCTCGCAAGCCGGCCGAGTTCACCACCCAGATCGAAGCCCTCTTCGTCGCCATGCGCAATGGCGGCGTCGTCGCCTTCGAGGACATCCCCCACTTCAACGGCGGCCTCTTCGCCGAGGTCGACGTCGTCCCGCTCGCGCCCGACGAGCTGTCCGCCCTGGCCGAAGCGGCCACGCTGGACTGGAGCAGCATCGAGCCGTCGATCATCGGCACCCTCTTCGAGCGTTCGCTGGACCCGGCCAAGCGCGCCCAGCTCGGCGCGCACTACACCGGCCGGCGCGATATCGAGCGCGTCGTCGAGCCGGTGCTGATGGCCCCGCTGCGCCGGAGGTGGGACGAGGTCCGCGCCGAAGCTGAGGCGCTCCGCGAGGCCTGGCAGGCCGCCACGACCACCCGGACGGCCAACACCCGCCGCGCCGAGCTGATCGCGCTCCTCCGCCAGTTCCAGGACGAGCTGTCGTCGATTCGCGTGCTCGACCCAGCCTGTGGCTCCGGCAACTTCCTCTACGTCGCGCTGGTCGCGCTGCTGGATCTGGAGAAGGAGGTCTCACGCTACGCCGCCACCAGCGGCCTCTCGGCGATGATCAGCCAGGTGCATCCACGGCAGGTGATGGGGCTGGAGATCAACGAGTACGCCGCCGAGCTGGCCTCCGTCGTCATCTGGATCGGCTACCTGCAGTGGCTGCAGCAGAACGGCATGCTCGGCCGGCGGACGACCGGCGCGATCCTGGAGAGCCTCGACGCCATCCGCCTGCAGGACGCCCTCCTCGACCGCTCTGACCCGGAGCAGCCACGGGAGGCGGCGTGGCCGGCCGCCGACGTCATCATCGGCAACCCGCCGTTTCTGGGTGGCAAGCGACTCCGCGCCGAGTTGGGGGATCTATATGTGGATGACCTCCATCGGTTATTTGCCGGTAGTCTTCCACCGTTCTCGGACCTCGTCTGTTACTTCTTCGAGAAGACGCGACAGGAGATTGAGTCGGGAAAGGCCAAGCGCGCCGGTCTCCTTGCCACGAACTCTATTCGCGGTGGCGCGAATCGCACTGTCGTCGATCGAATCAAGACGACCGGCGATATCTTCATGGCGTGGGCATGA
- a CDS encoding helix-turn-helix domain-containing protein, with amino-acid sequence MSNKQHVVRLTAAERTELRQLIETGSAHARRLKRARILLKADASIAGPRWTDVQIAEALECSPRTVARLRERCCREGLAASLGRRPSTRVYRRRFDGAAEARLTTLACSPAPAGAARWTLRLLADTVVEQEIVPQVCPETVRMTLKKTSSSRG; translated from the coding sequence ATGAGTAATAAGCAACACGTGGTACGGCTGACGGCAGCGGAACGAACGGAATTGCGCCAGCTCATTGAGACAGGGTCCGCCCATGCCAGGCGCCTTAAACGCGCCCGCATCCTGCTCAAAGCCGATGCCAGTATCGCCGGACCACGGTGGACCGATGTCCAGATTGCGGAGGCACTGGAATGCAGTCCCCGGACGGTCGCGCGACTCCGGGAACGATGCTGTCGTGAGGGTCTGGCCGCCAGTCTGGGGCGACGTCCCTCGACACGGGTCTATCGGCGACGCTTTGATGGCGCAGCGGAAGCCCGGCTGACCACGCTTGCTTGTAGTCCTGCACCAGCGGGTGCTGCCCGCTGGACGCTGCGCTTGCTGGCCGATACCGTGGTGGAGCAGGAGATTGTCCCCCAGGTGTGCCCGGAGACGGTCCGCATGACACTTAAAAAAACGTCCTCAAGCCGTGGCTGA